One genomic region from Pseudobacteroides sp. encodes:
- a CDS encoding transposase, producing MFPSPSKLKGTTLQELTAFLSQKSHHNCSEKKARQILDYVEKDGDTENEFQELRDFIVISSIKQINDILAIIESIEENMKNLIPKFVYKLESMKGINTVTAAGIIAEIGDISRFPNADTLAAYAGISPMRYSTGQTNKNFSNKLGNRNLYQIFFQIAVSVLSNPKEKPTNAYFYEYYKKKLSEGKTKKQSIKCIMRKLVNIIYKMMRDKSEYREPIMPTDNSIQ from the coding sequence GTGTTTCCGTCCCCGTCAAAATTAAAGGGAACCACCCTTCAAGAACTTACAGCCTTTCTAAGTCAAAAAAGCCATCATAACTGTTCTGAGAAAAAAGCACGTCAAATCCTTGATTATGTAGAGAAAGACGGAGATACGGAAAATGAATTTCAGGAGTTAAGGGATTTTATAGTTATATCATCAATTAAGCAAATCAATGATATCTTGGCTATCATAGAAAGCATTGAAGAAAATATGAAAAACCTTATTCCCAAATTTGTCTACAAGCTTGAAAGCATGAAAGGAATAAATACAGTGACAGCAGCCGGGATCATAGCTGAAATAGGTGATATATCAAGGTTTCCCAATGCTGACACTTTGGCCGCGTACGCTGGAATATCGCCGATGAGATATTCAACAGGTCAGACTAACAAGAATTTCAGTAACAAACTTGGTAACAGGAATTTATATCAAATATTCTTCCAAATAGCTGTCTCGGTGCTGAGTAATCCCAAAGAGAAGCCCACAAATGCTTACTTTTATGAATATTACAAAAAGAAACTTTCTGAGGGTAAAACAAAAAAGCAGTCAATCAAATGTATCATGAGAAAGCTGGTAAATATCATCTATAAAATGATGCGGGATAAATCAGAATACCGGGAACCGATCATGCCAACTGATAATAGCATCCAATAA
- a CDS encoding IS110 family transposase — protein sequence MLHPKMLHTYYGIDIHKNQHSVVAINCFSEKLGELTFPNKKQDFAKLISFVKKHTPQGITPVFALEDVLGNGRELAIFLLEKNYRVKYVNPSLSQSERKNQATINKSDSIDAECVANVLLNKLDSLPDAAPNDLHWALNELVTKRNTLVKNNVVLKNQIHTYLTITIQIIKAFSFPWIVKHHWNFLKCFRPRQN from the coding sequence ATGTTACACCCAAAGATGTTGCATACATATTATGGAATCGATATCCATAAGAATCAACACAGTGTGGTTGCTATTAATTGCTTTAGTGAAAAGCTGGGAGAATTAACGTTTCCAAATAAAAAGCAGGACTTTGCAAAGTTAATAAGCTTTGTTAAAAAACATACACCACAAGGAATTACACCTGTTTTTGCTCTTGAGGATGTATTGGGAAACGGCAGGGAATTAGCAATATTTCTACTGGAAAAGAACTATAGAGTCAAATATGTAAACCCTTCATTGTCACAATCAGAGAGGAAAAACCAAGCTACCATAAATAAGTCAGATTCCATAGATGCCGAATGTGTAGCTAATGTTCTTTTAAATAAGCTTGATTCGCTGCCTGATGCAGCACCAAACGATTTGCATTGGGCATTGAATGAACTTGTAACAAAGAGGAACACACTTGTTAAAAACAATGTTGTTTTAAAGAATCAAATCCATACATACCTAACCATCACTATCCAAATTATAAAAGCTTTTTCTTTTCCTTGGATAGTAAAACATCACTGGAATTTTTTAAAGTGTTTCCGTCCCCGTCAAAATTAA